The proteins below come from a single Torulaspora delbrueckii CBS 1146 chromosome 5, complete genome genomic window:
- the RIO1 gene encoding protein kinase RIO1 (similar to Saccharomyces cerevisiae RIO1 (YOR119C); ancestral locus Anc_5.432), translating to MSLEDQFDRLDISHGREHANIQILDKHSNNIKTDELSFTRSKSSKDKANRATVENVLDPRTMRFLKSMMNRGVISEFNGCLSTGKEANVYHAFAGESIEDSKDGHVQGEKKELAIKIYKTSILVFKDRERYVDGEFRFRNSRSQHNPRKMIKIWAEKEFRNLRRINQSGVIPAPKPVEVKNNVLVMEFLSRGDGFASPRLKDHLFADRAEIYHYYHTMLAYIRLLYQVCRLVHADLSEYNAIVHDQKLYIIDVSQSVEPEHPMSLDFLRMDIKNINAYFEKMGIDIFPERLIFQFVISETLEKFDGNPKSSADLSNYVSKALPVKSTTGDVEEDEIFRSLHLVRNLEGLEERDFDRFTDGKFDLLKSLIAHDNERHLRAAHDPIDQDLEHSESEDEDEDDDDDEEEDGSSDTEDTDGSSSESDEDEFQDDKKPKGKKYEDKEEKKKRKQEAKESKKEKRKTKVKKHVKKKLVKKTKSKNDFSIILLALNNILNDNYVTRLVT from the coding sequence ATGTCGCTAGAAGATCAGTTTGATAGGCTAGATATCTCCCACGGTAGGGAGCATGCTAATATCCAAATTTTAGATAAACATAGTAACAATATTAAGACGGATGAGCTGTCATttacaagatcaaagagTAGTAAAGATAAAGCTAATAGAGCCACGGTAGAGAATGTTTTGGATCCGCGTACCATGAGGTTTTTGAAGTCTATGATGAATAGGGGTGTCATTTCTGAATTTAATGGATGTCTGAGTACAGGAAAGGAAGCAAATGTGTACCATGCATTCGCCGGAGAAAGCATCGAGGATTCAAAGGATGGACATGTtcaaggtgaaaagaaagaattaGCTATTAAAATCTACAAGACATCGATCCttgttttcaaagatcgTGAGCGGTATGTTGATGGTGAGTTTCGATTTAGGAATTCCAGGTCTCAACATAATCCTagaaaaatgatcaagatATGGGCAGAGAAGGAGTTTCGTAAtttgagaagaatcaaTCAAAGTGGAGTCATACCGGCTCCCAAACCGGTGGAGGTCAAGAATAATGTTTTGGTGATGGAATTTCTAAGTCGTGGTGACGGTTTTGCATCACCACGTCTAAAAGACCATCTTTTTGCCGATAGAGCGGAAATATATCATTATTATCACACAATGTTGGCTTATATTCGGTTGCTTTATCAAGTGTGTCGACTGGTACATGCGGATCTGTCAGAATACAATGCCATCGTTCATGACCAAAAACTGTACATCATTGATGTGTCTCAGAGTGTTGAGCCAGAACACCCAATGAGTTTAGACTTTTTGAGAATGGATATAAAGAATATCAATGCGTATTTCGAAAAGATGGGTATCGATATCTTCCCAGAACGTCTTATTTTCCAATTTGTAATCTCAGAGACGTTAGAGAAGTTCGATGGGAACCCTAAGAGCTCTGCTGACCTGAGCAACTAtgtttcaaaagctttacCAGTCAAATCCACCACTGGTGATgttgaagaggatgaaatcTTCAGAAGTTTGCATTTGGTTAGGAACCTAGAGGGTCTCGAAGAACGTGATTTCGATAGATTCACAGATGGCAAATtcgatttgttgaagagtttgattgCTCATGATAATGAGAGACATCTCAGGGCTGCCCATGATCCAATAGATCAAGATCTCGAACATTCtgaaagtgaagatgaggatgaggatgacgacgatgatgaagaggaggaCGGCAGTAGTGATACAGAAGATACCGATGGGTCCAGCAGTGAAAGTGATGAGGACGAATTTCAGGATGATAAGAAGCCTAAAGGTAAGAAATATGAAGATaaggaggaaaagaagaagcgTAAGCAAGAGGCcaaagaatcaaagaaggaaaagaggaaaacgaaagtgaagaagcacgtaaagaagaagcttgTGAAAAAGACCAAATCCAAAAATGATTTTTCGATCATTCTTTTGGCATTAAATAATATTTTAAATGACAATTATGTAACTAGACTTGTTACATAG
- the RTC5 gene encoding Rtc5p (similar to Saccharomyces cerevisiae YOR118W; ancestral locus Anc_5.431), with product MGQNASVQQDHAEIGHEKRQFTSNSELMEFFDKRAVHMFTATELAAFKSKLEGKTLKDPVRSEELTRWLRIPCENVLLCEAVYEFVRVLSNFPLMKDSFDDVTGVGLLKSVLLTNPSKCHKYVGVKNYDHMKLLFIALSMRKSVKEEPSCSSSTSLEDGGGSINLLRTYNNIVVDDLAIPATSLVQLLAWLLILTSYCPTSNCQFPEDVVYAEWGSFKLAATNLLRTMNNNIVTNLESYSVKFEQFSKAISTVMPNIFRALQNVMEHLLYQDSDLVSFPSNSAGPILTSKPTTQAVLAQLITALSNEMTFAKFQNLYVGRESGFSMRSLQAKVFKWMAPTVMLLSGKCVLDDEDFSKKNSRYRDFLSKYPKLKDRDQHLSDLQKNKTKVVFAVYIPEPWKTTNKDYFGGSGTTIVQLSPTQDVFKAASNEVMYFNTLGGGIGIGNNQPHIKNGVKSYSPGNVSLTIDSTLEFAAFRHVGYGGTFNPGLLLTQFNREDDPFEIKFLIQDVEVWGCGGKEELEEQYKKWQWEEAEAKRRQNINLRSFGEDRALLEMAGLVGHSQNGGSM from the coding sequence ATGGGACAAAATGCTTCTGTACAGCAAGACCATGCTGAAATAGGTCATGAGAAAAGGCAATTCACCTCCAATTCTGAACTAATGGAGTTTTTCGACAAGAGAGCAGTACATATGTTTACTGCCACGGAACTGGCAGCTTTTAAGAGTAAACTTGAAGGCAAGACATTAAAAGACCCAGTCCGTTCAGAGGAATTGACCCGGTGGTTACGAATTCCATGCGAAAATGTGCTTCTGTGTGAAGCTGTTTATGAGTTTGTGCGAGTTTTGAGTAATTTCCCACTGATGAAGGATAGCTTTGACGATGTAACAGGTGTCGGTTTACTTAAGTCCGTCTTACTGACCAATCCTTCTAAATGTCACAAATACGTTGGTGTCAAGAACTATGATCACATGAAATTACTATTTATTGCCCTGAGTATGAGGAAATCCGTCAAGGAAGAACCTTCATGCAGTTCATCCACCTCACTAGAAGACGGCGGCGGCTCCATCAACCTCCTGCGGACATACAATAACATAGTAGTCGATGATCTGGCCATACCAGCGACATCTCTCGTGCAACTATTGGCATGGTTATTGATTTTGACTTCCTATTGTCCTACAAGCAATTGTCAGTTCCCCGAGGACGTAGTCTATGCAGAGTGGGGATCATTCAAATTGGCAGCTACAAATTTACTGAGGACAATGAATAACAATATTGTGACAAACTTGGAGTCTTACAGTGTGAAGTTTGAGCAGTTTTCAAAGGCTATTTCAACAGTGATGCCCAACATTTTTAGAGCATTACAAAATGTGATGGAACATCTACTTTATCAGGATTCTGATCTCGTATCTTTCCCTTCGAATTCCGCAGGCCCAATTTTGACTTCAAAACCAACGACGCAGGCCGTCTTGGCACAACTAATTACTGCGCTATCCAATGAAATGACATTCGcaaagtttcaaaatttATACGTGGGAAGAGAGAGTGGCTTTTCGATGAGATCGTTACAGGCCAAGGTCTTTAAATGGATGGCTCCTACTGTAATGTTGCTCAGTGGGAAGTGCGTtctcgatgatgaagacttCAGTAAAAAGAATTCAAGATACAGAGATTTCCTTTCAAAGTATCCCAAGCTGAAGGATAGAGATCAGCATTTGAGTGATCTCCAGAAAAATAAAACCAAAGTCGTCTTTGCAGTTTACATACCAGAACCATGGAAGACAACCAACAAGGACTACTTTGGTGGTTCGGGGACAACCATCGTTCAACTTTCACCGACACAGGATGTTTTCAAAGCCGCTAGTAATGAAGTGATGTACTTCAACACCTTAGGTGGCGGAATTGGGATAGGTAATAACCAACCACATATCAAAAATGGCGTCAAGTCCTACTCACCAGGAAATGTTTCCCTTACAATTGATAGCACGCTAGAATTTGCGGCTTTCAGACACGTCGGCTATGGTGGGACTTTTAATCCGGGCCTACTGCTAACTCAATTCAATCGCGAGGATGACccttttgaaatcaaatttttaATTCAGGATGTTGAAGTGTGGGGTTGTGGcggcaaagaagaattagAAGAGCAGTACAAGAAGTGGCAGTGGGAAGAAGCCGAGGCTAAAAGGCGCCAAAATATTAATTTAAGAAGCTTTGGTGAAGACAGAGCTTTGCTAGAGATGGCGGGTCTTGTTGGTCATTCTCAGAATGGTGGTTCTATGTAA
- the CDC40 gene encoding Cdc40p (similar to Saccharomyces cerevisiae CDC40 (YDR364C); ancestral locus Anc_5.429) gives MSLVQGYSSSSESESEVKELQRNHADKGLALKENSNSVVIGEDIGIKRKLKSTKAEAKKRKLLRKGKGPWGSWSGSESSTSGEEPENEEVSQYFETDEPDVPNETHVESSTFYGESKKDYQNRGFLHPPAEVGVDFTKKLLSFKCFLPKKTIHVYSGHLNGTGALRFLPNSGHLFLSGGNDCMLRIWDFYHDRGCLRDYKGHSKPIKAVDFANDGRTFLSAAFDQKAKIWDTETGKVTSRYNFHSTPNDLKFHPSEPNSFIVGLSNSKINHYDVRVQAKQGLVQVYDHHLSSILSLRYFPDGSKFISSSEDKTVRIWENQINIPIKQISDTAQHSMPYIDVHPQHHYFCTQSMDNTIYTYGMQPKYKRHPNKSFKGHQSAGYGIGFTFSPDGHYICSGDAKSNVMIWDWTTTKLLKTIRISGGKPITQVAWNPQETSKVICTGGVGKIFLLD, from the coding sequence ATGAGTTTAGTGCAAGGCTATAGCTCTAGCTCAGAATCTGAATCAGAAgtcaaagaacttcaacGAAATCATGCGGATAAGGGTCTtgctttgaaggagaaCTCCAATAGTGTTGTTATCGGTGAAGATATAGGTATTAAGAGAAAGCTTAAGTCAACAAAAGCAGAAGCcaaaaagagaaagctcCTTCGTAAAGGCAAAGGCCCTTGGGGATCGTGGTCGGGTAGTGAAAGCTCAACTTCTGGCGAAGAAccagagaatgaagaagtttctcaaTACTTCGAAACCGACGAGCCTGACGTGCCAAATGAAACGCACGTTGAAAGTTCTACTTTCTATGGGGAGTCCAAAAAAGATTACCAAAACCGAGGATTTCTTCACCCGCCAGCTGAGGTGGGCGTTgactttacaaagaagctTTTGTCATTCAAATGTTTTCTACCAAAAAAAACTATTCACGTTTACAGTGGCCATCTAAATGGTACTGGAGCTCTGCGATTTCTGCCAAATTCAGGCCACTTGTTTTTGTCTGGTGGTAACGATTGCATGCTTAGGATCTGGGACTTCTATCATGATCGTGGCTGCCTAAGAGATTATAAAGGGCATTCGAAACCTATAAAAGCCGTggattttgcaaatgatggCCGTACATTTCTAAGTGCTgcatttgatcagaaaGCGAAAATTTGGGATACTGAGACCGGCAAAGTTACTTCTCGATACAACTTTCATAGTACTCCGAACGATCtaaaatttcatccatCAGAGCCCAACTCATTTATTGTCGGATTATCAAACTCCAAAATCAACCACTATGATGTGCGGGTTCAGGCCAAACAAGGTCTCGTTCAAGTATATGATCATCACTTGAGTAGCATCTTGAGTTTACGGTATTTTCCAGATGGTTCAAAGTTCATTTCGTCCTCAGAGGATAAAACAGTCAGGATATGGGAGAATCAAATTAATATTCCTATAAAGCAAATTAGTGATACAGCTCAGCACTCAATGCCCTATATCGATGTTCATCCACAGCACCATTATTTCTGTACGCAGAGCATGGACAATACCATCTATACATACGGGATGCAACCCAAGTACAAAAGGCACCCAAACAAGTCTTTTAAGGGCCATCAATCCGCCGGATACGGCATTGGCTTTACGTTCTCGCCCGATGGGCATTATATCTGTTCTGGTGACGCGAAGAGCAACGTTATGATTTGGGACTGGACTACCacaaaacttttgaaaaccATCAGGATCAGTGGCGGTAAACCCATCACGCAAGTTGCCTGGAACCCCCAAGAGACCAGTAAGGTTATCTGTACTGGAGGTGTGGGAAAGATTTTTTTACTCGATTGA
- the SEM1 gene encoding proteasome regulatory particle lid subunit SEM1 (similar to Saccharomyces cerevisiae SEM1 (YDR363W-A); ancestral locus Anc_5.427), with protein sequence MQFKSPEKCNKKTLEEDDEFEDFPVDTWPANDSLRNTHNGQTNLWEEDWDDVEVEDDFTKELKAELERNRQQQQ encoded by the coding sequence ATGCAGTTCAAAAGCCCGGAGAAGTGCAACAAAAAAACCCTAGAGGAAGACGACGAGTTCGAGGATTTCCCAGTAGACACATGGCCCGCAAACGATAGTCTTAGAAACACGCATAACGGACAGACAAACCTTTGGGAAGAAGACTGGGATGACGTCGAAGttgaggatgatttcaCAAAGGAGCTCAAAGCAGAGCTGGAACGCAACaggcagcagcagcagtaA
- the ESF1 gene encoding pre-rRNA-processing protein ESF1 (similar to Saccharomyces cerevisiae ESF1 (YDR365C); ancestral locus Anc_5.430), translating to MSEKRSKDPRFSKIYDDPKFNNVKTKGFKVKLDDRFSKKDLEIKRKTKVDKYGRRMRDVEDSKESKDFDKYFEQSDEEKKKDKDTEILTVDRARGEVPSDYVSSSDEFTSSDSEVSDNEVESESESEVELEKTEPSSGDSSKTLAVVNLDWDNVRSSDLMITFSSFLPAGGRIEKIAIYPSEFGKERMQREEVEGPPKELFQKKKKKSKKGQQEDSDSDIDVKDLYEEGDADKNVDNKALRQYQLDRLRYYYAVVYCNNVAAAESIYNNCDGTEYESTANIFDIRYVPDGMDFDGKPKDSCTELPKNYKPLQFSTDALQHSNVKLTWDETPADRLDVAKRAFTQKEIEDMDFKAYLASDSDDSEDEVDAQSKSKLKSLVTGSSAFDFTRKNADEVDGNDEEVDMEITFTPGLDEANKDGQEGQEEESTIDKVRRKEKERRKARKAKVKELKHQAEQDKKVKLKKGRGKQTSDIEQDPKSKAELELLMMDDEDDTEKSINKKAHFNMKEILKSEKEKKKKNKYQDKNKIVVDDFKPDLEDPRFKEMFEGHDFAIDPTQSEFRGTKAMKEMLNKRSKQAHRVNSKRKIATQENDTNENGDIANIVAKLKKGGRKKVKSK from the coding sequence ATGTCGGAGAAGAGGAGTAAAGATCCAAGATTTTCGAAAATTTACGATGATCCAAAGTTCAATAATGTTAAAACGAAAGGATTCAAGGTTAAGTTGGATGACAGATTTAGTAAGAAAGATCTGGAGATCAAGCGGAAGACAAAGGTCGACAAGTATGGTCGTCGAATGAGGGATGTGGAAGATAGTAAGGAATCTAAGGACTTTGACAAATACTTTGAacaaagtgatgaagaaaagaagaaggataaagatACTGAAATACTTACTGTCGATCGTGCGCGCGGAGAAGTGCCTAGCGATTATGTGAGCTCTTCAGATGAGTTCACTTCCTCGGACTCTGAAGTCTCCGATAACGAGGTCGAGAGCGAAAGTGAATCCGAAGTTGAGCTAGAAAAGACTGAACCTTCATCTGGggattcttcaaagacattggCTGTTGTTAATCTGGATTGGGATAATGTTCGGTCTTCGGATTTGATGATCACTTTTTCCAGTTTCCTACCCGCTGGCGGTAGGATTGAGAAGATAGCTATTTATCCAAGtgaatttggaaaagagaGAATGCAGAGGGAAGAAGTGGAAGGGCCTCCAAAGGAATTGTTCcaaaaaaagaagaagaaatctaaGAAGGGCCAGCAAGAAGACAGCGATTCCGATATTGACGTAAAGGATTTGtacgaagaaggtgatgcTGACAAAAATGTGGATAATAAGGCACTGCGCCAATACCAACTTGATAGACTGAGATATTATTATGCTGTTGTTTACTGCAACAATGTCGCAGCAGCTGAGAGCATATATAACAACTGTGATGGTACTGAATACGAATCTACCGCAAACATATTCGATATAAGGTATGTGCCAGATGGCATGGATTTCGATGGAAAGCCAAAAGACAGTTGTACAGAACTACCTAAAAATTACAAACCACTACAGTTTAGCACCGATGCTTTGCAGCATTCCAATGTTAAGCTAACGTGGGATGAAACTCCTGCTGATAGACTTGATGTTGCGAAGCGAGCATTTACTCAAAAGGAAATAGAAGATATGGATTTCAAGGCATACCTCGCATCTGATTCGGACGattcagaagatgaagttgatgcTCAGTCCAAAAGCAAACTCAAGTCTCTAGTTACTGGGTCTTCTGCGTTCGATTTTACGAGAAAGAATGCTGATGAGGTTGATGgcaatgatgaagaagttgataTGGAGATAACTTTCACCCCGGGTCTTGACGAAGCTAACAAGGATGGGCAGGAAGGtcaggaggaagaaagtaCGATTGATAAGGTTAGGAGGAAGGAGAAAGAACGTCGTAAGGCGAGAAAGGCGAAGGTGAAGGAACTGAAGCACCAGGCAGAGCAGGATaagaaggtgaaattgaagaagggaAGGGGGAAGCAGACCTCAGACATCGAGCAAGATCCGAAGTCTAAAGCGGAACTTGAATTGCTGATGATGgacgatgaagacgatACCGAAAAATCAATCAACAAGAAAGCACATTTCAACATGAAGGAGATTTTAAAGAGTgaaaaggagaagaagaagaaaaacaagTATCAAGATAAGAATAAGATTGTGGTAGACGATTTCAAACCAGATTTGGAGGACCCaagattcaaagagatgTTTGAAGGTCATGATTTCGCAATCGATCCAACTCAATCAGAATTCAGAGGCACGAAGGCCATGAAAGAAATGCTTAACAAGCGCAGCAAGCAAGCCCATAGAGTAAATTCGAAGAGAAAGATCGCCACGCAAGAAAATGATACAAATGAAAATGGAGATATCGCTAATATAGTTGCTAAACTGAAGAAGGGAGGTAGGAAAAAAGTGAAGAGTAAATAA
- the RPT5 gene encoding proteasome regulatory particle base subunit RPT5 (similar to Saccharomyces cerevisiae RPT5 (YOR117W); ancestral locus Anc_5.428) yields the protein MATLEELDAQRLPGDDDVDQEILSLPTQELQTRTKLLDNEIRIFRSELQRLAHENNVMLEKIKDNKEKIKNNRQLPYLVANIVEIMDMDALEDKENSEAVTQSGNLNLDNTAEGKAAVVKTSSRQTVFLPMVGLVDPDTLKPNDLVGVNKDSYLILETLPSEFDSRVKAMEVDEKPTETYSDVGGLDKQIEELVEAIVLPMKRADKFKDMGIKAPKGALMYGPPGTGKTLLARACAAQTNATFLKLAAPQLVQMFIGEGAKLVRDAFALAKEKAPTIIFIDELDAIGTKRFDSEKSGDREVQRTMLELLNQLDGFGSDDRVKVLAATNRVDVLDPALLRSGRLDRKIEFPLPTEDARAQILQIHSRKMTTDDDINWQELARSTDEFNGAQLKAVSVEAGMIALRNGQSSVKHEDFVDAIGEVQARKSKSVSFYA from the coding sequence ATGGCTACTTTAGAGGAATTGGATGCTCAGAGACTACctggtgatgatgatgtggatcaagagattttgagTTTGCCCACACAGGAATTGCAGACGAGGACAAAGTTACTAGATAATGAAATTCGTATCTTTAGGTCAGAGCTGCAGAGACTGGCCCACGAGAACAATGTGAtgttggaaaagatcaaggacAATaaggaaaaaatcaagaataataGACAATTGCCTTACTTGGTGGCTAATATTGTAGAGATCATGGATATGGATGCCTTGGAGGATAAGGAGAATAGTGAAGCTGTAACTCAGAGTGggaatttgaatttggatAATACAGCAGAGGGAAAGGCTGCTGTGGTGAAGACGTCATCGAGACAGACTGTCTTTTTGCCCATGGTAGGGCTAGTGGATCCCGATACACTTAAACCTAATGATTTAGTCGGTGTTAATAAGGACTCGTATTTGATTCTGGAGACTTTGCCATCTGAGTTCGATTCGAGGGTGAAGGCTATGGAAGTGGATGAAAAGCCCACGGAGACTTACTCTGATGTTGGTGGGCTCGataaacaaattgaagaactggTTGAGGCTATTGTACTTCCAATGAAACGTGCAgataaattcaaagatatgGGAATCAAAGCTCCCAAGGGAGCTTTGATGTATGGTCCTCCAGGTACTGGTAAAACTTTATTAGCTCGTGCCTGTGCCGCTCAAACCAATGCTACTTTCCTAAAGTTAGCTGCTCCACAACTGGTGCAAATGTTTATCGGTGAAGGTGCCAAACTGGTGCGTGATGCATTTGCTTTGGCTAAGGAAAAGGCTCCAACGATTATCTTTATCGATGAATTAGACGCCATTGGTACAAAGCGGTTTGACTCAGAAAAATCGGGTGATAGAGAAGTGCAGAGGACAATGTTGGAACTGTTAAATCAACTGGACGGGTTTGGCTCTGATGATAGAGTCAAAGTGTTAGCTGCTACAAATAGAGTCGATGTGCTGGATCCTGCGTTATTGAGATCAGGTAGACTGGATagaaagattgaatttCCTTTGCCCACAGAAGACGCAAGAGCACAAATTTTACAAATTCACtcgaggaagatgacgacTGATGACGATATAAACTGGCAAGAATTGGCAAGGTCTACAGATGAATTTAATGGTGCCCAACTAAAGGCAGTTTCCGTAGAGGCTGGTATGATTGCCCTAAGGAACGGTCAATCCTCTGTGAAACATGAAGACTTTGTTGATGCGATCGGTGAGGTCCAAGCgagaaaatcaaaatctGTATCATTCTATGCATAA